One Manihot esculenta cultivar AM560-2 chromosome 18, M.esculenta_v8, whole genome shotgun sequence genomic window carries:
- the LOC110606895 gene encoding cytochrome c oxidase subunit 6b-1 encodes MAEAATTGTLSLSEQYLLEREKGDVGSKLVEVKEVVKPETAISEEKAEEVLIAAAAEEKVEDTAAAEESSETNPAAENKSEDAPAVETESSETTEENSDEQGAADEKPEIKLETAPADFRFPTTNQTRHCFTRYIEYHRCVAAKGEGASECEKYGKYYRSLCPTEWIERWNEQRENGTFPGPL; translated from the exons ATGGCGGAAGCTGCAACAACCGGAACTCTTTCGCTATCTGAG CAATATTTattggagagagagaagggtgATGTAGGTTCAAAACTTGTGGAAGTAAAAGAAGTAGTGAAACCTGAAACTGCTATTTCGGAAGAGAAAGCAGAGGAAGTGCTAATAGCAGCTGCTGCTGAAGAGAAAGTGGAAGATACTGCTGCTGCTGAAGAAAGCAGTGAAACTAATCCCGCTGCTGAAAACAAAAGTGAAGATGCTCCTGCGGTTGAGACAGAAAGTAGCGAAACTACTGAGGAGAACTCAGATGAACAGGGAGCTGCTGATGAGAAACCAGAAATAAAG CTGGAGACAGCACCAGCTGATTTTCGTTTCCCAACTACAAATCAGACAAGGCACTGTTTTACCAGATACATTGAGTACCACCG GTGCGTAGCTGCCAAGGGGGAAGGGGCTTCAGAATGCGAAAAATATGGAAAATATTATCGTTCTCTTTGCCCCACTGAATGG ATAGAGAGATGGAATGAGCAAAGGGAGAATGGAACATTTCCGGGCCCTCTGTAG
- the LOC110605928 gene encoding 14-3-3-like protein isoform X2: MAAAPSAREESVYMAKLAEQAERYEEMVEFMEKVSASVDSEELTVEERNLLSVAYKNVIGARRASWRIISSIEQKEESRGNEDHVSTIRDYRGKIESELSSICDGILKLLDTRLIPSASSGDSKVFYLKMKGDYHRYLAEFKTGAERKEAAESTLTAYKSAQDIANAELAPTHPIRLGLALNFSVFYYEILNSPDRACNLAKQAFDEAIAELDTLGEESYKDSTLIMQLLRDNLTLWTSDMQDDGADEIKEASKPTDEQQ, encoded by the exons ATGGCGGCAGCACCTTCTGCTCGTGAGGAGAGCGTCTACATGGCCAAGCTCGCTGAGCAGGCCGAGCGCTATGAGGAGATGGTCGAGTTTATGGAGAAGGTATCAGCCTCCGTCGACAGCGAGGAGCTTACTGTCGAGGAGCGGAACCTTCTCTCCGTTGCCTACAAGAACGTCATCGGAGCTCGACGAGCTTCCTGGCGTATTATTTCCTCCATCGAGCAGAAGGAGGAGAGCCGTGGCAACGAGGACCACGTTTCCACGATCCGGGACTACAGAGGTAAGATCGAGTCTGAGCTCTCCTCGATCTGTGATGGGATCTTGAAGTTGCTTGACACGAGGTTGATTCCCTCTGCATCTTCCGGGGATTCTAAGGTGTTTTACTTGAAGATGAAGGGAGATTACCATAGGTATCTAGCCGAGTTCAAGACTGGAGCCGAGAGAAAGGAGGCTGCTGAGAGTACCCTCACTGCTTACAAATCTGCTCAG GATATTGCAAATGCAGAGCTTGCTCCAACTCACCCAATCCGTTTAGGGCTTGCTTTGAACTTCTCAGTGTTTTACTATGAAATTCTTAATTCTCCTGATCGTGCTTGCAATCTGGCTAAACAG GCTTTTGATGAGGCAATTGCTGAGTTGGATACTCTGGGAGAGGAGTCATACAAGGATAGCACGTTGATCATGCAACTTCTCCGTGACAATCTCACTTTGTGGACTTCCGACATGCAG GATGATGGAGCCGATGAGATTAAAGAAGCATCTAAACCCACCGATGAACAGCAGTGA
- the LOC110605926 gene encoding plant cysteine oxidase 1 — protein MEMEVMSKVQRLYDACNHVFGQEELPTFLQIQSLKDLLDSFEAVDVGIDEFSSPGSPSSSPEGIRELICGQGVPEITYIHIHECDYFSIGIFCFPAGAIFPLHDHPRMTVLSKLLYGSVYVKAYDWVKLEKSCSRTIGLARNVEDGIRNAPSEPSILFPENGGNIHSFTALTPCAILDVLSPPYSEEFGRPSTYFSEFPIPALPGYTLLEEKDLPGDLVVIGAPYLGPPLSLYKCTNAKACIYT, from the exons ATGGAGATGGAGGTAATGAGCAAAGTGCAAAGACTATACGATGCCTGTAACCATGTATTTGGACAAGAAGAGTTGCCTACTTTTCTACAAATTCAGTCGCTCAAAGATCTCTTAG ATAGTTTTGAAGCGGTGGATGTGGGTATTGATGAATTCAGCTCGCCTGGATCTCCATCTTCAAGCCCAGAAGGGATCAGAGAGTTGATTTGTGGGcaaggagtacctgaaatcaCTTATATTCACATCCATGAATGTGATTATTTCTCT ATAGGGATATTTTGCTTTCCGGCTGGAGCGATATTTCCCCTGCATGATCATCCCAGAATGACAGTCTTGAGCAAGCTCCTTTATGGATCTGTATATGTGAAGGCCTATGACTGGGtgaaactggaaaaatcttgCAGCAGGACAA TTGGACTAGCAAGGAATGTAGAAGATGGAATTCGAAATGCACCAAGCGAACCATCCATCTTATTTCCAGAAAACGGAGGAAACATTCATTCTTTCACTGCATTGACGCCCTGTGCGATCTTGGATGTGTTGTCTCCTCCGTATTCTGAAGAATTTGGAAGACCTTCCACTTACTTCTCAGAATTTCCCATTCCTGCTCTTCCTG GTTATACACTGCTCGAAGAGAAAGACCTTCCAGGTGACCTAGTTGTTATAGGAGCACCATATCTTGGCCCTCCTCTCTCGTTGTATAAATGTACAAACGCAAAAGCTTGTATATATACATAG
- the LOC110606908 gene encoding VQ motif-containing protein 9-like yields MDKGCQSSGDSIITSGSSSSNNTISSSRDQYLKNLNKLSHKISKPIITKKQPPLPPIDNHNFINNSDANITSQPHSHSQSQSQPHNQQAQQHQPPVYNINKNDFRDVVQKLTGSPAHERFSTPPPIHPPKPQSSRLQRIRPPPLAHVGNRPPPLVNSSMPPPQVPPPPLNASINPPMPTSAATNTFIQRPSAPLSPLPPFPAVHAAAESPVSAYMRYLQNSISAGDSNKQFSGFSPLGSLFSPRWNNLPQPPPLQQNNQPFAPLQQGILSSPTSGMIVSQPQFQLPTSPLPFGCLNSPRSSYPLLSPSSFPLSPTLPVPSPRWRAL; encoded by the coding sequence ATGGATAAAGGCTGTCAATCCTCTGGTGATTCTATCATCACCAGTGGTAGCAGCAGCAGTAACAACACCATTAGTAGCAGCAGAGATCAGTACCTCAAAAACCTCAATAAGCTATCCCATAAGATCTCCAAACCCATCATCACCAAGAAGCAGCCGCCACTACCTCCTATTGATAATCACAACTTTATTAACAATTCTGATGCCAATATTACTTCTCAACCGCATTCGCATTCGCAATCGCAATCGCAGCCGCACAATCAGCAGGCGCAGCAGCATCAGCCGCCGGTGTATAATATCAACAAGAATGATTTCAGGGATGTGGTCCAGAAACTCACCGGATCTCCCGCCCACGAGAGGTTCTCCACGCCTCCCCCTATTCACCCACCGAAGCCTCAAAGTTCCCGATTGCAGCGTATACGACCGCCTCCACTGGCTCACGTTGGCAACCGCCCGCCTCCCCTGGTAAACAGCTCTATGCCTCCTCCTCAAGTGCCTCCGCCACCTCTTAACGCTTCCATAAACCCTCCTATGCCTACCTCTGCAGCGACCAACACTTTCATCCAACGCCCATCGGCTCCTCTCTCACCGTTACCGCCGTTTCCAGCTGTCCATGCGGCGGCGGAGTCTCCAGTTTCTGCTTATATGCGTTACCTTCAGAACTCGATCTCTGCGGGTGATTCTAATAAGCAGTTCTCAGGATTCTCGCCGCTAGGGTCACTGTTTTCTCCACGTTGGAACAATCTACCACAACCTCCGCCACTTCAACAGAATAACCAACCATTCGCCCCGCTGCAGCAGGGGATTTTATCGTCGCCGACATCAGGTATGATAGTGTCACAACCGCAATTCCAGTTACCAACATCACCGCTGCCTTTTGGGTGCTTGAACTCGCCACGATCGTCGTACCCCTTGCTCTCACCGTCTTCGTTTCCGCTATCGCCGACATTGCCTGTGCCTAGCCCAAGATGGAGAGCTCTTTGA
- the LOC110605928 gene encoding 14-3-3-like protein isoform X1 has translation MAAAPSAREESVYMAKLAEQAERYEEMVEFMEKVSASVDSEELTVEERNLLSVAYKNVIGARRASWRIISSIEQKEESRGNEDHVSTIRDYRGKIESELSSICDGILKLLDTRLIPSASSGDSKVFYLKMKGDYHRYLAEFKTGAERKEAAESTLTAYKSAQDIANAELAPTHPIRLGLALNFSVFYYEILNSPDRACNLAKQAFDEAIAELDTLGEESYKDSTLIMQLLRDNLTLWTSDMQVRGILFVLSMFNYIFVSINYFLTFFLKKIQDDGADEIKEASKPTDEQQ, from the exons ATGGCGGCAGCACCTTCTGCTCGTGAGGAGAGCGTCTACATGGCCAAGCTCGCTGAGCAGGCCGAGCGCTATGAGGAGATGGTCGAGTTTATGGAGAAGGTATCAGCCTCCGTCGACAGCGAGGAGCTTACTGTCGAGGAGCGGAACCTTCTCTCCGTTGCCTACAAGAACGTCATCGGAGCTCGACGAGCTTCCTGGCGTATTATTTCCTCCATCGAGCAGAAGGAGGAGAGCCGTGGCAACGAGGACCACGTTTCCACGATCCGGGACTACAGAGGTAAGATCGAGTCTGAGCTCTCCTCGATCTGTGATGGGATCTTGAAGTTGCTTGACACGAGGTTGATTCCCTCTGCATCTTCCGGGGATTCTAAGGTGTTTTACTTGAAGATGAAGGGAGATTACCATAGGTATCTAGCCGAGTTCAAGACTGGAGCCGAGAGAAAGGAGGCTGCTGAGAGTACCCTCACTGCTTACAAATCTGCTCAG GATATTGCAAATGCAGAGCTTGCTCCAACTCACCCAATCCGTTTAGGGCTTGCTTTGAACTTCTCAGTGTTTTACTATGAAATTCTTAATTCTCCTGATCGTGCTTGCAATCTGGCTAAACAG GCTTTTGATGAGGCAATTGCTGAGTTGGATACTCTGGGAGAGGAGTCATACAAGGATAGCACGTTGATCATGCAACTTCTCCGTGACAATCTCACTTTGTGGACTTCCGACATGCAGGTAAGGGGCATACTTTTTGTTCTGTCTATGTTTAACTACATTTTTGTTTCGATTAATTATTtcttaacattttttttaaaaaaaatccagGATGATGGAGCCGATGAGATTAAAGAAGCATCTAAACCCACCGATGAACAGCAGTGA
- the LOC110606896 gene encoding alcohol dehydrogenase-like 2, which produces MGSNQEASMAPKAIRCKAAICRNAGEPLVIEEIEVDPPKTWEVRIKILCTSLCHSDVTLWKRKLGPVSAFPRIFGHEAAGVVESVGDHVEEVKEGDLVLPVFAPSCGECRDCRSTKSNICSKFGVDSGLIGMPRDGTSRFRDMKGDVLHHFLGVSSFTEYTVVDVAHVVKLSLDIPVDKACLLSCGISTGVGAAWKVAGVEEGSTVAIFGLGAVGLAVAEGARLLGASKIIGVDLNPEKFEIGKKFGLTDFINPSTCGEKSVSQIIKEMTDGGADYCFECIGLASLMAEATRSSREGWGKTVILGLEMHGSPLSLNPYEMLRGRSVSGALIGGLKPKSDIQLLAKRYIDKELNLEEFITHEVSFKDINKAFDLLLQGKSLRCMIWMDK; this is translated from the exons ATGGGGAGCAACCAGGAGGCTTCAATGGCACCGAAAGCTATAAGATGCAAAG CTGCAATATGCAGAAACGCTGGAGAGCCACTTGTAATAGAAGAGATTGAAGTTGACCCTCCGAAAACTTGGGAGGTTCGCATCAAGATCCTTTGCACTTCCCTTTGTCACAGTGATGTAACCTTGTGGAAACGGAAGCTA GGCCCTGTTTCAGCATTTCCAAGAATTTTCGGACACGAGGCTGCTGG CGTTGTTGAGAGTGTTGGAGACCATGTTGAAGAAGTCAAAGAAGGAGACTTGGTGTTGCCTGTGTTTGCTCCGAGCTGCGGAGAGTGCAGGGACTGCAGGTCAACCAAGAGCAATATTTGCTCCAAATTTGGAGTAGATTCTGGTTTGATCGGCATGCCAAGGGATGGAACAAGCAGATTCAGGGACATGAAAGGGGATGTCTTGCACCATTTCTTGGGTGTGTCAAGCTTTACGGAGTATACAGTGGTGGATGTTGCCCATGTGGTGAAGCTCAGCCTTGACATCCCAGTTGATAAGGCTTGCTTGCTCAGCTGTGGAATTTCAACAG GGGTAGGAGCTGCGTGGAAGGTTGCAGGAGTGGAGGAGGGATCTACGGTGGCTATCTTCGGACTGGGGGCAGTGGGACTCGCA GTTGCAGAGGGAGCTAGGCTACTTGGTGCTTCAAAGATTATTGGAGTGGATTTGAATCCTGAAAAGTTTGAGATAG GGAAAAAATTTGGGCTAACTGATTTCATCAACCCTTCAACTTGTGGGGAAAAGTCTGTGAGCCAA ATCATTAAGGAAATGACAGATGGAGGTGCTGATTATTGCTTTGAGTGCATTGGATTGGCCTCATTAATGGCGGAGGCCACGAGAAGCAGCCGAGAG GGATGGGGCAAAACGGTGATACTTGGACTGGAAATGCATGGCTCGCCATTAAGCCTGAACCCCTATGAGATGCTCAGAGGCAGAAGCGTCAGTGGCGCACTGATTGGAGGGCTAAAACCCAAATCTGATATTCAACTGCTCGCCAAGAGATATATAGACAAA GAGCTTAATTTAGAGGAGTTCATAACACATGAAGTGAGCTTCAAGGATATAAACAAAGCCTTCGATTTGCTTCTCCAAGGGAAGAGCCTGCGTTGCATGATATGGATGGATAAATAG